A section of the Pristiophorus japonicus isolate sPriJap1 chromosome 4, sPriJap1.hap1, whole genome shotgun sequence genome encodes:
- the LOC139262577 gene encoding ferritin, higher subunit-like, with product MASQVCQNYHKDCEAAVNKHINMELCSSYVYLSMSFYFDRDDVALCHFAEFFKEQSHEEREHAEKLMQFQNRRGGRIILSDIKKPEQDEWSNGLDAMQRALQMEKNVNQSLLDLHKISTGSTDPHLCDFLETHYLDEQVKMIKKLGDHITNLKRLGAPENGMGVYLFDRHTLGESD from the exons ATGGCTTCccaagtgtgtcagaactaccacaaggactgtgaggctgctgtcaacaagcatatcaacatggagctctgttcctcctatgtttatctctccatG TCGTTCTattttgaccgggatgatgttgccctgtgtcactttgctgagttcttcaaggagcagtcacatgaggaacgtgagcatgctgagaaactgatgcaattccagaatcgccgtggaggacggatcatcttgtCTGACATCAAG aaaccagagcaggatgagtggagcaatggtctggatgcaatgcagagagctctgcagatggagaagaatgtgaaccagagtctgctggatctgcacaaaatctccactgggagcactgaccctcat ttgtgtgacttcctggagacccactacttggatgaacaagtgaagatgatcaagaagcttggagatcacatcaccaacctgaagagactgggagcccctgagaatggcatgGGAGTGTACCTTTTTGACAGGCACACTctgggggagagtgactaa
- the LOC139262576 gene encoding ferritin heavy chain, oocyte isoform-like yields the protein MASQVCQNYHQDCEDAVNKQINMELYSSYVYISMSFYFDRDDVALRHFAEFFKEQSHEECEHAEKLMKFQNRRGGRIILADIKKPEQDEWSNGLEAMQRALQMEKNVNQSLLDLHKLSTGSTDPHLCDFLETHYLDEQVKMIKKLGDHITNLKRLGAPENGLGVYLFDKHTLGESD from the exons ATGGCTTCTCAAGTGTGTCAGAAttaccaccaggactgtgaggatgctgtcaacaagcagatcaacatggagctctattcctcctatgtttatatCTCTATG tccttctactttgaccgggatgatgttgccctgcgtcactttgctgagttcttcaaggagcagtcacatgaggaatgtgagcatgctgagaaactgatgaaattccagaatcggcgtggaggCCGAATCATCTTGGCAGACATCAAG aaaccagagcaggatgagtggagcaatggtctggaggccatgcagagagctctgcaaatggagaagaatgtgaaccagagtctgttggatctgcacaaactctccactgggagcactgaccctcat ttgtgtgacttcctggagacccactacttggacgaacaagtgaagatgatcaagaagcttggcgatcacatcaccaacctgaagagactgggagcccctgagaatggcctgggagtgtacctgtttgacaagcacactctGGGGGAGAGTGACTGA